In Pyrus communis chromosome 8, drPyrComm1.1, whole genome shotgun sequence, one genomic interval encodes:
- the LOC137743036 gene encoding uncharacterized protein: protein MVVQDDWTRVAMTDDVLVVELLLRLKQVQAAGPSSSLRSSSPMSQSLLTLRWSVRMPRSKAASSGSRFDGGVSHQRNSGKNGVDSTTRCSPTTPLSWSGGTGSLSATADGFEESSCPRSKGNGTYESTSTTNAAKRARRKKTYAEFKEQESSLLKEKTHLEKEIATLQATFKEQRAKNDNFKRIKIDLNLHSARNLSANFDGAGKAISSQPHERRASSSNTAYYIPSDLGTV, encoded by the exons ATGGTGGTTCAAGACGATTGGACGAGGGTGGCGATGACCGATGACGTGCTCGTGGTCGAGCTACTGCTGCGGCTCAAGCAGGTGCAGGCGGCGGGGCCGTCGTCTTCGCTGCGGTCTTCGTCTCCGATGTCGCAGTCTCTTTTGACGCTCAGGTGGAGTGTAAGGATGCCACGCTCCAAAGCGGCGTCGTCCGGTTCCAGATTCGACGGCGGCGTCTCACACCAGAGGAACAGCGGCAAGAACGGCGTCGATTCCACCACTAGATGCAGCCCCACGACTCCGCTTTCATGGAGCGGCGGTACCGGCTCTCTATCCGCCACCGCCGACGGCTTTGAAGAGTCCAGCTGCCCCAGATCCAAGGGTAATGGTACATATGAATCCACCAGCACCACCAATGCCGCCAAGagggcaaggagaaagaagacatATGCTGAGTTTAAAGAGCAGGAAAGTTCGTTGTTGAAGGAAAAGACACATCTGGAAAAGGAAATAGCGACCTTACAAGCAACTTTCAAGGAGCAAAGAGCCAAAAATGACAACTTTAAGAGAATCAAGATTGATTTGAACTTGCATTCTGCAAGGAATTTGAGTGCAAACTTTGACGGAGCAGGGAAAGCAATTTCCAGCCAACCCCATGAGAGAAGAGCTTCTTCGAGTAACACTGCATACTACATTCCTTCGGATTTGG GGACTGTCTGA